The DNA segment agttgtgtgcccaaCGCGTCGGGACGCGTTGGGCGTCGCGTTCGGCAAGCAGTCGATtcgccatatcttccacaccagacaagcgGGGAGGAAATCCTTTGGAATCTAGATCGAGGATATACTGAACAATGACCGATTCTTCTAAGTCGGTCAATTTCCGCGagttggctggaatatcgcgtcgtgatTGCATGCCACGTCTGCGACGACTTAGTTTTTGGTGATCCACACTATATATCTTACCAGCGGCTCGAGCGCTTAGGTTCGGGTCATTTTGCATTGCCTGGAGAGCCAAGAACAACTGGGCATCGTCGTTTTTGCAAGACATATTTGTGTTGTAAAGAAAACtagagaagaagctgggagATGCGTGGTGGCGACGTCGTgtgtcattcgcttatctgtgtcattcgcttatcAACCACGTTATAACTAATATTTATAGAGCGTACTAAGTTTACCCCTAAATTCCTCCGAACTTTAAGACTTAGTAAATAATATTACTAATAATAATAGActttccctccctccttAATATATAGAGGTGCGAGTTTCGTTTGTCATGTTTGCCGAGAAGAACAGCCGATAATAGTAGCTAAGTCAAGTTAATAGAAAGCAGTTAGACGCCTCAGATATTAATATTCGGACGTGGCTTGCTGACTCCTGTATGAGTGCTGACGTTCTCCAATAACTCTGTCTGTGATCGCAAGAAGTACAGTCGAAtactggaggaggccgatgTGATCGgcatcacaacaacagggCTAGCCAAGAACATCGCCATGCTGCGCGGTATTGGCGCTAAAGTGGTTATCTGCGAAGAGGCAGCCGTGGTTATGGAACCTCACCTCATTTCCACCATGATGCCTGGGATTGAGCACCTCATTCAGATTGGCGACCATCGACAGTTGCGGCCCCAGATCAACAATTACGGTTTCAGTGTGGAAACTTCAAGAGGCAAAAAAATTCAGCTTGATCGTAGCCAGTTTGAACGTCGGGCCGAGGGGGAGCCGGGCCTGGCTCCCCTTCCCGTGGCACAACTGAATGTGCAGCGAAGAATGAGGCCTGAGATTTCGTCACTGATCCGAACAGTGTATCCAGATTTGAAGGACCATGACTGTGTTCAGAACTTCCCAGGGGTAACAGGGATACGAGAGCATTTGTTTTGGCTCGATCACCAACATCCTGAAGATGGCAAATACGATGGCGCGAAGGTGAAATCACACAGCAACTCTTGGGAAGTCTCCATGTCAACAGCCTTGGTCCGTCACCTGGTACGACAGGGAGAATACAAAAGCACAGACATTGCACTCTTGACGCCCTACACTGGCCAGCTCCAAAAGCTTAGGGCTGCATTGAGCGGCGATTTCGAGGTCTTCCTCAGCGATCGGGACCTCGAAAAGTTGGCAGACGATGGCTTTGGACATGCTGATGGAGTCGAGTCCGACTCGGTCGACTCAGTCGATGACGCCCCGAGAATTGAGCACAACCGAGGCAGGATGTTGCAGAAGACAGATTTGGTTGATACTATCCGGCTTGCCACAGTGGACAACTTCCAGGGAGAAGAGGCTAAGGTGATCATTGTGTCACTTGttcgcagcaacagcaacaacgaaATTGGCTTCCTCCGAACAGAGAATCGTGTCAATGTACTCCTCAGTCGAGCCCAACATGGGATGTATCTTATCGGCAACGCGAGAACCTACCGAGGGGTCAACATTTGGGACGACGTCTACCAACAGCTTGCAGAGAGGGGTGCGGTAGGGGATTCGATTGTGCTTTGTTGTCCTCGGCATCCTGATATCCCAATCGTGTGCTCCAATCCTGACGACTTTCTTAGACGCAGCCCGGAAGGGGGCTGCACTCTTCGATGCGATCAGCGTCTTGACCCATGCGGCCATCGTTGTCCGGCAATGTGCCATTCACAGGCACTCCACGACGTCTTCAGCTGCTCACAGCCATGTCCCCGTATCCGAACAACATGTCAACACGCCTGCCCAAAGCTCTGTGGCGAGGAATGCGGTCCTTGTCGTGTCAGGGTCACGGACGTTGAACTTCCCTGTGGCCACAtcgttgatgaggtggaatGTTGTCAGACACCTCATCCGGAAACGATCAGATGTTTGCACCCTGTGACGAAGATTGTCCCTGATTGTCAGCACAAGGTTAAGGTACCATGCGAGACGGATGTGTCTCAGTACTATCACTGCCCAACACCTTGCGAGGCGACATTGGCTTGTGGGGATAGATGTACTGGTAAGTGTGGCACGTGTCGGTACTCCCATAAAGAATGTCAGAGGATCTGTAGGCTTCCATCGTCAACCTGCAATCATCTCTGCGACAGGAAGTGTCATAGCGAAGAGCTGTGTGGAAGCTGCCATCAGTTATGTCAAGTAAGTCACACTTCCTAGCTTATCCAGTCCCCGTGGCAGATAAATCTGACTTGCTTAGGTAGGATGCCCCCATTCTTCTTGTCCCCAGCCTTGTCACAAGCCCTGTGCCCCTTGCATCGAAAAATGCGGCTGGGCTTGCGAGCACATGGGACAATGCTCGCTACCATGTGCTGCACCATGTTACCGTCTGCCATGTGACAGGCGATGCTCAAGAAAGCTCAAGTGCGGGCATCAGTGTCCTAGCTTCTGCGGAGAAGAGTGCCCAGAGGATCTGTGTCAGCTGTGCTGTCAAGACGAACAGAGGCAACGTCGTGTTGATGTTCTCGAGTGGAAGCTGTATCGCGAAGTTGATCTTGACGACAGTCCAATCGTTGTTCTCAGTTGTGGTCACTTCTTTACAGGCGAGACGCTGGACGGCTCGCTAGGAATGACCCAAGTATACACCACCAATTCGAACGGTGAATACAACGGACTTCAAGATATCACAGGCACCTTGTCCACATCTGGGGTGCCTTCATGCCCTGATTGCCGAATCCCCATCCGTCAATTCGCCACTAGACGTTACAACCGGGTGGTGAACAAGGCAGTGATGGATGAAACGATCAAGCGATTCTTCGTGGATGGTCGTCGAGGCCTCCAAGAAATCCAGCAAAGACTGGCTGCAGCAACAGCCAAGATTTCCTTGGACAACATCCCGGAGTGGGATGATACAGTCCCTGGGTCCGGTGCTTCGTCGGTCCTCCGCGACAGGCACCTTGAGCTACACCGCATCAACTTGGCACTGCGAAAGGCAAAGCAACAGATGGACACGGAACATCAACCGGCCAAAAAGCTGTTTGACGCCATCGTCAGCTCTCGACGTCGCCAGCTGAAGACATTGTCCATGGAACAGAGATTGCCTGAGCTCAGCTTGACTGGACCACCTCCGGCGTACAACTCTCAAGTTCTCCTTGAGGCTGAGGCACTCCACTTGCAAGTTCGGGCGGCAATCCTCCAAGACAAGATGAGGATCGCGGCCAAGGTTCCTGAATTGCAAGAAGGTCTCAAGGGTGCTGATCGCCCTTGGGCTGACGTGCCAGAACTTATGAAGGATTGTATGGAGGGCATCAAGAAgtcgagggaggggaagcttCCGCGGCTTGTGATCTCCCTCAGCCAGCTTTACGCACAAACCAGCCAGCTGGCTGGTCGATACTCTGCGCAGTACAGAGCTCGTACTGTGGAGTGGAGGGATTACGGTGCTACTGCTGGAGAACTGCTGATCGAGGCGCTGCAGCTTTGTGGGACGTTTGAGGATGGCGAGAGTTTTAGGGAGGATGTTCAAGAGGCGCTGAAGGCTTTGAAGTCAACGAGATACGAGAAGGTCAGCAGGGAGGAGGTCAAAGCTATCAAGTTGGCTATGGTgagtgggtttggggggatgaGTACGAATTCGGGACACTGGTATAATTGTCAGAATGGGCATCCGGTACGTTTTGACTTGTCTCGAACTTTGAACAACAGTGACTAACGAGACCTTTCAACAGTTTGCCATTGGTGAATGCGGGATGCCCATGGAGGTGGCCCGCTGTCCGGAGTGTGGAGCTAGGATTGGGGGCTTGGATCACGagctggtggatggggtgTCGCgggcggaggggatggagTAAAATGTGGAATAAGATGTCGATGCCATGTTGCTTTGTATGATgtgggttttctttttctgtcttgttcttttgtttgtCTTTGCTTTTGGTTCCACCTTGACACATGGGGAGATTCTTCTAGATAGCTATCTTGTCAGATCAATGTCACCCCTGAATACCCCTGATCACCCTGACAGCCATCACCAATCTTGCCAAGGTCTCTTCCATTGCACAACCTCATCGTCCTGATTCATCCTGCAGCCCACCAGCTGAAAAGTTTCAACGGTTGCTTTGCATGGGGGCTATGAGTAGCCACCGTTACATTGCTACTGCGGCCTTGACGAAGCCAGGGGTCCAAGGCTACTTCATGAGAGGATGATAAGCATTTCATTTCCGGGGATGTGACCACACGAAAGCTTGTTCCCGCATTTCCCAACCTCATGTCCGCGTTTCCATTTGGGGCATCTTGGCGCTGCATTGCCAACGGCTAGCGCGCCACACTATCGAGGTCTGGGTCGCGATGGATTTGGGTTTTGATCGTATGGGTTTCGGCAGGCGGATTCTCTTTGGAGGGAGGGTCTGTTGGGCGGGAGAGGGGATGGTATATATCGGCCACGTCGCGCCGGAATGGGTTgatcgacgaggaggagggctaTTCGTGTTCTTTGGAGACTTCGGCGGTGATGGCTCCGCTTGGATGGGCTGCTGGCATATCTGCCATTTTGTTTGGTCTTACCTCTTCGGTTTCAGCTCAGGCTGGGGTTGATGTTAGCTGTGTCGATAACGTCAGCAATGGGACTGTCTATGAATCgccgaagggggtggagttCTTGGTGCTCTGCGGGGTGGActatgggggaggggacatGAGCGCTGCGCAGACGGGGACGTTTGCAGGATGCATGGATCTTTGTGCTGTGACGTCTGGCTGTATGGATGTTTCTTTTGTGGGGGGGTCGTGTTATTTGAAGAGGGCATTGGGTCCGTTGAATGCTGCGGGACATGTCtggactgggaggaggattaCAGGGCCGAGCACCACGACGGGAGCACCTCCTGCTGCGACGGGGAGTTTGGTTCCGAGTTCTGACCCGCCGAGTTGCGTGGAGGGGAGAAGTGATGCGACGGCGTATTTGGCGGAGTCGGGGGCGGTTTATGAGATTATTTGTGGGAGGGAGTATTATGGTGGTGATCTTCAGATGGTGTATACGAAGACCTTTCAGGGGTGTATCGAGGCTTGTGAGAGGTTGGTAGGGTGTGTGGATGTTTCGTATGTTGGGGAGGCGTGTTATAGAAAAGGGGAGGTTACAGTGTTGGTTGAGGCTGGTCATGTGtggacggcgaggaagataTTGGAGGCACCTGTTCAACCTAGTGTCAGTGAGAGTGCTAGTGTGAGGACGACAACCGCGCCTAATGCTGGACCTACGGTGGTGCCACTGACCTGTGCTGGTGGCCATGCTTCTACACCCACGCACACGACGTCAGAGGGGAGGACTTACGAGATACTTTGCGGTGTCGAttatggtggaggagatatTGGAGCATCGTCCCAGGCGACGTTCAGCGGTTGTCTTGCTGCCTGTGATACCGCCAGCGGTTGTTTAGGGGTTGCTTATTCCAATGGCCAGTGCTACCTGAAGGGTACACTGAACAATCCTGCGGCAGTTGCGCATGTGTGGGGTGCTCGTCTTCATGGTCTCAGCATCGAGCCTTCTAGTTCCTCTGCACCAGTGGAGTCGACCGACATACCTGTCAGTACGGCATCAGGCAGTCCAGAaacatcagcaacaagcacACAGACGGAAAACGATCCTCCGTCAGCAACCTCGACACAATCACCAACGATGACCTCAAGCCTGGACGAATCGTCAATGGCTGACACAAGCATAGCTGGTGCCAGCACGACTGGCTCGTTCTCGCAAGATGCAGTATCAACTTCTAGCCAGCGTGACGAAGCGAGTGCTAGTTCTAGTATCACGGCTCCCGCAAGCCCGGAGCCGACAGACCTTGTCGAGTCATCGGCAACGGCTACACTGCCGCCCTCTCTCACCTCCATGACTACCAGCTCTTTGACTACGACAGCctctgcttcttggccaccttcCCCTGAATGGACCTCCGACTATACCTACTACGAGGCCACTCTGCCCGCCTACAACTATACCAGCCAGGTCGCTCCACCTGCCACTGTTCTGCCCACCTCGTCCAGCTGCATGCTCGATCCAGTCCAGACGCCTGGGGCCCTATTTGTAAGTATACTTTGCCTATGCAATACTCTTCAACCGTCCCAGGAGTCATCTTGCTAACCCATTTTTTCTTTCACAGCACCTTCTCGATCCCCTTGGAGCGCACATCATTAACCGCGACGGCCGTCCTGGCACCCCCCAAGCACCCGAAacgcaagaagaagccctgGCCATCCTGATGACAATCGACGAATGGCAGCCCCCTCTGTTCAGGTTCGGAAGACAAGTCGGGTCCTTTCATGTCCTGGAACTCGTGGGAGGTGCCGATTCTTACGAGGTTGCCTTCTCGCTGTCCAGCGATATCATCTTTCAGTCGTCGCCTAGTACCAACCCTCTGCTGTTCACCGTCGACTGTCGTGGCAGACTTCTGGAAACAAGCGCGGGCACTCCTCGTTACTGGCACACTACCGATGATGGAATCCGCACCACATTGGCTATCGAAGGCTCGGAAGACGCAGAGTTACACGGCATCGTCGCTATACGGCCAGATCTTCGCTCCCCACGGCCA comes from the Podospora pseudocomata strain CBS 415.72m chromosome 5, whole genome shotgun sequence genome and includes:
- a CDS encoding hypothetical protein (COG:L; EggNog:ENOG503NXD2), which produces MLRGIGAKVVICEEAAVVMEPHLISTMMPGIEHLIQIGDHRQLRPQINNYGFSVETSRGKKIQLDRSQFERRAEGEPGLAPLPVAQLNVQRRMRPEISSLIRTVYPDLKDHDCVQNFPGVTGIREHLFWLDHQHPEDGKYDGAKVKSHSNSWEVSMSTALVRHLVRQGEYKSTDIALLTPYTGQLQKLRAALSGDFEVFLSDRDLEKLADDGFGHADGVESDSVDSVDDAPRIEHNRGRMLQKTDLVDTIRLATVDNFQGEEAKVIIVSLVRSNSNNEIGFLRTENRVNVLLSRAQHGMYLIGNARTYRGVNIWDDVYQQLAERGAVGDSIVLCCPRHPDIPIVCSNPDDFLRRSPEGGCTLRCDQRLDPCGHRCPAMCHSQALHDVFSCSQPCPRIRTTCQHACPKLCGEECGPCRVRVTDVELPCGHIVDEVECCQTPHPETIRCLHPVTKIVPDCQHKVKVPCETDVSQYYHCPTPCEATLACGDRCTGKCGTCRYSHKECQRICRLPSSTCNHLCDRKCHSEELCGSCHQLCQPCHKPCAPCIEKCGWACEHMGQCSLPCAAPCYRLPCDRRCSRKLKCGHQCPSFCGEECPEDLCQLCCQDEQRQRRVDVLEWKLYREVDLDDSPIVVLSCGHFFTGETLDGSLGMTQVYTTNSNGEYNGLQDITGTLSTSGVPSCPDCRIPIRQFATRRYNRVVNKAVMDETIKRFFVDGRRGLQEIQQRLAAATAKISLDNIPEWDDTVPGSGASSVLRDRHLELHRINLALRKAKQQMDTEHQPAKKLFDAIVSSRRRQLKTLSMEQRLPELSLTGPPPAYNSQVLLEAEALHLQVRAAILQDKMRIAAKVPELQEGLKGADRPWADVPELMKDCMEGIKKSREGKLPRLVISLSQLYAQTSQLAGRYSAQYRARTVEWRDYGATAGELLIEALQLCGTFEDGESFREDVQEALKALKSTRYEKVSREEVKAIKLAMVSGFGGMSTNSGHWYNCQNGHPFAIGECGMPMEVARCPECGARIGGLDHELVDGVSRAEGME
- a CDS encoding hypothetical protein (EggNog:ENOG503Q4VW); this encodes MAPLGWAAGISAILFGLTSSVSAQAGVDVSCVDNVSNGTVYESPKGVEFLVLCGVDYGGGDMSAAQTGTFAGCMDLCAVTSGCMDVSFVGGSCYLKRALGPLNAAGHVWTGRRITGPSTTTGAPPAATGSLVPSSDPPSCVEGRSDATAYLAESGAVYEIICGREYYGGDLQMVYTKTFQGCIEACERLVGCVDVSYVGEACYRKGEVTVLVEAGHVWTARKILEAPVQPSVSESASVRTTTAPNAGPTVVPLTCAGGHASTPTHTTSEGRTYEILCGVDYGGGDIGASSQATFSGCLAACDTASGCLGVAYSNGQCYLKGTLNNPAAVAHVWGARLHGLSIEPSSSSAPVESTDIPVSTASGSPETSATSTQTENDPPSATSTQSPTMTSSLDESSMADTSIAGASTTGSFSQDAVSTSSQRDEASASSSITAPASPEPTDLVESSATATLPPSLTSMTTSSLTTTASASWPPSPEWTSDYTYYEATLPAYNYTSQVAPPATVLPTSSSCMLDPVQTPGALFHLLDPLGAHIINRDGRPGTPQAPETQEEALAILMTIDEWQPPLFRFGRQVGSFHVLELVGGADSYEVAFSLSSDIIFQSSPSTNPLLFTVDCRGRLLETSAGTPRYWHTTDDGIRTTLAIEGSEDAELHGIVAIRPDLRSPRPVETSGISLRRSLQSREFALLPRCPYGPDAIPVPKPGRRPESPNGCGAADAAVDLVPDFNWGECCNQHDDCFDNCDKSFWQCNTEFRTCMRNQCWKDATVRWHDVWKFPACADLAGFYFTAVSSPIGWMAFNSANSDRCECACDKPTHALCPVEAGGPSGGQETYLACQNVNLNDPEKCGGCDFKCPEHTKCTGTPNKCQCEQDQCGNLCLDLKSHPKNCGTCGNVCQSGYCYDGRCYEPESTSSLPSVPTTSATPTPTGCSVGQAIRSEWLTLPEIYQPDMPEYTLTRLGPQPGLPGDFSVHVVSNTQNDFHLRTHAILCPNVQYEIKFSIRNEAIAPEGYVYPNGVPGVWIGNYNVPFLDTPKIPPLGEWIEYKQTFAYSVGFGGSQPVEGGLMSLHFDFYVLLTSAGAEYTMGGFSILATGRR